From Armatimonadota bacterium, a single genomic window includes:
- a CDS encoding prepilin-type N-terminal cleavage/methylation domain-containing protein yields MREGPITTRRQFLQGQTGFTLIELLVATAIFGIVAIFLLTSFIQALSQAGYSNERSAATTIGMQVMEQIRSSANPYQLVAFDPLPRTPIASIGPCPPDPNPSPYCGLANPTPYAFDLQVDINQNDDLGLVDVTVQVYRTGSAAGVPPIVRLTTILDDQ; encoded by the coding sequence GTGAGGGAGGGGCCGATTACGACACGCCGCCAGTTCCTGCAGGGGCAAACCGGGTTCACGTTGATCGAGCTGCTCGTGGCCACGGCGATCTTCGGGATCGTGGCCATCTTTCTGCTCACCTCGTTCATCCAGGCGCTCAGCCAGGCGGGGTACTCCAACGAGCGGTCCGCGGCGACGACCATCGGGATGCAGGTCATGGAGCAGATCCGCTCCAGCGCCAACCCCTATCAGCTGGTGGCCTTCGACCCGCTGCCGCGGACACCCATCGCCAGCATCGGGCCGTGCCCGCCGGACCCCAACCCGAGCCCGTACTGCGGTCTGGCCAACCCCACCCCCTACGCCTTCGACCTGCAGGTGGACATCAACCAGAACGATGACCTGGGGCTGGTCGACGTCACGGTCCAGGTCTACCGGACCGGATCGGCCGCCGGCGTCCCGCCCATCGTGAGGCTGACGACGATCCTCGATGACCAGTAG
- a CDS encoding prepilin-type N-terminal cleavage/methylation domain-containing protein has protein sequence MRRAGDRRTASSGEQGFTLLELLIGLTLVALVIGVVGALLVTGARAAKNTNSFLQTQAQVRAGLDNMVEEIRWAQEVRAAAAQSVTLFVPQSTPFSASSPYTVTFAYNAADDTITRQEDPDADGPQPAGPPTPIAYLVVDPGGGAGLTLEYFDTTGTSLGSAPPSPGDVSRVRIFITTTKDGFSRTFAGDAALRGRL, from the coding sequence ATGCGCAGAGCAGGCGACAGGCGGACGGCGTCTTCCGGCGAGCAGGGGTTCACGCTGCTCGAACTGCTCATCGGTCTGACGCTGGTGGCGCTCGTCATCGGCGTGGTGGGCGCGTTGCTGGTTACCGGCGCCCGCGCCGCCAAGAACACGAATAGTTTCCTCCAGACCCAGGCCCAGGTGCGCGCCGGATTGGACAACATGGTGGAGGAGATCCGGTGGGCGCAGGAGGTCCGCGCGGCTGCGGCGCAGTCGGTCACGCTGTTCGTCCCCCAGAGCACCCCCTTCTCGGCCAGCAGCCCGTACACCGTGACCTTCGCCTACAACGCCGCGGACGACACGATCACACGCCAGGAGGATCCGGACGCGGACGGCCCGCAACCGGCCGGACCGCCGACGCCGATCGCCTACCTCGTCGTGGATCCGGGCGGCGGGGCGGGACTGACCCTGGAGTACTTCGACACCACGGGAACCTCGCTGGGGTCCGCACCGCCGTCGCCGGGGGACGTCTCGCGGGTCCGCATCTTCATCACGACGACGAAGGACGGGTTCAGCCGGACCTTTGCCGGCGACGCGGCACTCCGCGGCCGGTTGTAG
- a CDS encoding DUF4900 domain-containing protein, with amino-acid sequence MRRRGWGEQGFAMIAVLSVMLVLTVLSLLVLHVTGKEVRLGGVRRLGAQSIYLAEGGANAGRAGLMAFLHQNPSGPTPSDPTGQWFSVHDSLSETILDSNLYSAGNPSTQNALGLFDYLVVDGQRFTLGTTSATEWQAFYTDWSQPYAHRKLVAGPSGTSPLRTAACTPAQAAAVFGSPPTNTLGPGTYRSTVVVCPRLAAHPSDPGQPARYVQKHVPGVYEFFYSYMVVSDGETDPTSRRRVVLTGDFSIIVQRQTFAQFALFTHVHTTPSGGAIWFTDRTSFDGPVHTNGEFRFAFFPKFSDRVTSAGCTNAACTNTDRDYAWFNNLGSSIRRRQNENVVSGTRRDAPVQFDSTPSVYTDDNDNAPANFTRGAARITIPPSSYNQRAIALGIDPADTAPNSWTSSQWNNAIRSAVPELANSSSSVPNGIYIPVVDANGNGVSDPNEALAGGVYVQGNLSSLTFSVSGPTNNLAVYTFVAGSQTVTMTVNRAAGTTTINNTCWNPEASCTQSGTRTFVGVPKGWQGDPTSNTNSTVIWVNGNIAGSSATQGVSGTLEENEQVTVAASGRIDIVNHIRYEDPPNVSDPNDNPKNVLGLYSTDGDIRITTAAPNDLVIHAVLMAGRPGARDCYSMSCPVVTVDQYNSGSPRGLVQLVGGLIEEEYGAFGTFDSSTGAVQTGYGRDFKYDRRLARGILPPFFPTTTRFELAEGSGKLAGVKPVWRESTP; translated from the coding sequence ATGAGACGTCGAGGATGGGGGGAGCAGGGCTTCGCCATGATCGCCGTGCTCTCGGTCATGCTGGTGCTGACCGTGTTGAGCCTCCTGGTCCTCCACGTGACCGGCAAGGAGGTCCGCCTGGGCGGGGTGCGGCGCCTCGGAGCCCAGAGTATCTATCTGGCGGAGGGCGGCGCCAACGCCGGCCGGGCGGGGCTGATGGCGTTCCTGCACCAGAACCCCTCGGGACCGACCCCCTCCGATCCGACCGGGCAGTGGTTCTCCGTGCACGACTCGCTGAGCGAGACCATCCTGGACAGCAACCTGTATTCGGCGGGGAATCCCTCCACGCAGAACGCGCTGGGGCTGTTCGACTACCTGGTGGTGGACGGCCAGCGGTTCACCCTGGGCACGACCAGCGCCACAGAGTGGCAGGCCTTCTACACGGACTGGAGCCAGCCCTACGCCCACCGCAAGCTGGTGGCCGGGCCGAGCGGCACCTCGCCGCTCCGCACCGCGGCCTGCACTCCGGCGCAGGCGGCCGCGGTGTTCGGCAGTCCTCCCACCAACACCCTGGGGCCGGGAACCTACCGTTCCACGGTCGTGGTGTGTCCGCGTCTGGCGGCGCATCCCAGCGACCCCGGCCAGCCAGCGCGCTACGTCCAGAAGCACGTACCCGGTGTCTATGAGTTTTTCTACTCCTACATGGTGGTCAGCGACGGCGAAACCGATCCCACCAGCCGCCGCCGGGTGGTCCTGACCGGGGACTTCAGCATCATCGTGCAGCGCCAGACCTTCGCCCAGTTCGCCCTGTTCACCCACGTGCACACCACGCCGAGCGGGGGCGCCATCTGGTTCACGGACCGCACCTCCTTCGACGGACCCGTGCACACCAACGGCGAATTCCGCTTCGCCTTCTTCCCCAAGTTCAGCGACCGGGTGACCAGCGCGGGGTGCACCAACGCCGCCTGCACCAACACCGACCGGGACTACGCCTGGTTCAACAACCTGGGCAGCTCGATCCGGCGGCGGCAGAACGAGAACGTGGTCAGCGGCACCCGCCGCGACGCCCCGGTGCAGTTCGACTCGACGCCGTCGGTCTACACGGACGACAACGACAACGCGCCGGCCAACTTCACCCGGGGCGCGGCCCGGATTACCATTCCGCCGTCGTCCTACAACCAGCGGGCCATTGCCCTGGGAATCGACCCGGCCGACACCGCTCCGAACAGCTGGACCAGCTCCCAGTGGAACAACGCGATCCGATCGGCCGTCCCCGAGCTGGCCAACAGCTCCTCGTCGGTACCCAACGGCATCTACATTCCCGTGGTGGACGCCAACGGAAACGGCGTCTCCGATCCGAACGAAGCCCTCGCCGGCGGTGTCTACGTTCAGGGGAACCTGAGCAGCCTGACCTTCAGCGTCTCCGGTCCGACGAACAACCTGGCGGTCTACACCTTCGTCGCTGGCAGCCAGACGGTCACCATGACGGTGAACCGGGCGGCGGGCACGACGACGATCAACAACACCTGCTGGAACCCGGAGGCCTCCTGCACGCAGAGCGGCACACGAACGTTTGTGGGGGTGCCCAAGGGCTGGCAGGGCGACCCGACCTCCAACACCAACTCCACCGTCATCTGGGTCAACGGCAACATCGCCGGTTCCAGCGCGACCCAGGGGGTAAGCGGCACCCTGGAGGAGAACGAGCAGGTGACGGTGGCCGCCTCGGGACGCATCGACATCGTCAACCATATCCGCTACGAGGATCCGCCCAACGTCTCCGATCCCAACGACAACCCGAAGAACGTCCTGGGCCTGTACTCCACCGACGGCGACATCCGGATCACCACCGCGGCGCCCAACGATCTGGTCATCCACGCCGTCCTGATGGCCGGCCGGCCCGGCGCGCGCGACTGCTACTCCATGTCCTGTCCGGTCGTCACCGTCGATCAGTACAACAGCGGATCGCCCCGCGGCCTCGTCCAGCTCGTCGGGGGGCTGATCGAGGAGGAGTACGGCGCCTTCGGCACCTTCGACTCCAGCACGGGAGCGGTGCAGACGGGGTACGGCCGCGACTTCAAATACGACCGGCGGCTCGCCCGGGGCATCCTCCCGCCCTTCTTCCCGACGACGACCCGGTTCGAGCTGGCCGAAGGGTCGGGCAAGCTGGCCGGGGTCAAGCCGGTCTGGCGCGAGTCCACGCCCTAG
- a CDS encoding prepilin-type N-terminal cleavage/methylation domain-containing protein, translating into MAAAGRRGPIRGQAGLSIIELMVAMGVLAVVLAIAVNQWHDYSEWQRLRYGTVQVATDLREAQERARAERRQYTVTFTSGSAAYAIAGPGYSENAEMPAGVTATATQTIYFSAFGKPVTVGGAPTAYSVTVQNPKGSGTISITQAGGITYSEP; encoded by the coding sequence ATGGCCGCGGCAGGCCGGAGGGGCCCGATCCGGGGGCAGGCCGGACTCAGCATCATCGAGCTGATGGTGGCCATGGGGGTGCTGGCCGTCGTCCTGGCCATCGCCGTGAACCAGTGGCACGACTACTCGGAGTGGCAGCGGCTGCGCTACGGCACGGTGCAGGTGGCGACCGACCTGCGTGAGGCCCAGGAGCGCGCCCGGGCCGAGCGAAGGCAGTACACCGTGACCTTCACCTCCGGATCCGCGGCCTACGCCATCGCCGGTCCGGGCTACTCGGAGAACGCCGAGATGCCGGCCGGCGTTACCGCCACCGCCACCCAGACGATCTACTTCTCGGCCTTCGGCAAGCCGGTCACCGTCGGCGGCGCGCCGACGGCGTACTCCGTGACGGTGCAGAACCCCAAGGGCAGCGGGACGATCTCCATCACCCAGGCCGGGGGCATCACCTACAGCGAGCCATGA
- a CDS encoding transglycosylase SLT domain-containing protein has translation MRRVAGIRRAAAAVTAVAASATVVGLSAVPAAAGTATAMRAAREAYLTGRYAEAVPLLRAHLRVAPRDAAAWVWLGASHYASGEIRPAIWAFESAALLDPAPEILLWLGAAYARGGRTTEAEQALQQARRADRGQAGVIAGQWLRALRGRRAPVLAKDDQAARYAWVVRWYNPSLSDVQVEVIVRSVLGYARMYEVDPRLVMALIAVESGFSISARSSAGAMGLGQLMPATARQLQVDPWDPVANIYGTVRYLRLQLDRFGGNTALALAAYNAGRGAVMRYGGIPPYRETQWYVVNVMALFGRLSGT, from the coding sequence ATGAGGCGGGTCGCCGGCATCCGCCGTGCCGCGGCTGCCGTGACCGCGGTCGCCGCGAGTGCGACGGTCGTGGGGCTCTCCGCCGTCCCGGCGGCCGCCGGGACGGCGACGGCAATGCGCGCCGCCCGGGAGGCCTACCTGACCGGCCGGTACGCCGAGGCCGTGCCGCTGCTCCGCGCTCACCTGCGCGTGGCGCCCCGGGACGCGGCAGCCTGGGTCTGGCTGGGAGCCTCCCACTATGCGTCGGGAGAGATTCGCCCGGCGATCTGGGCCTTCGAGAGCGCGGCACTCCTCGACCCTGCTCCGGAGATTCTGCTGTGGCTGGGGGCGGCCTATGCCCGCGGCGGACGGACCACGGAGGCGGAGCAGGCGCTGCAGCAGGCGCGGCGGGCGGATCGCGGCCAGGCCGGCGTGATCGCCGGCCAGTGGCTGCGGGCGCTGCGGGGCCGGCGGGCTCCGGTGCTGGCTAAGGATGATCAGGCGGCGCGGTACGCCTGGGTCGTCCGCTGGTACAACCCGTCCCTCTCCGACGTCCAGGTGGAGGTGATCGTCCGCAGTGTGCTGGGCTACGCCCGGATGTACGAGGTCGATCCGCGGCTGGTGATGGCCCTGATCGCCGTGGAGTCCGGATTCAGCATCTCGGCGCGGTCGTCGGCCGGAGCGATGGGGCTGGGACAGCTGATGCCGGCCACCGCCCGGCAGCTGCAGGTCGATCCGTGGGATCCGGTGGCCAACATCTACGGCACGGTCCGCTATCTCCGTCTGCAACTCGACCGCTTCGGCGGGAACACGGCGCTGGCCCTGGCCGCCTACAACGCCGGCCGCGGGGCGGTGATGCGCTACGGCGGCATTCCGCCGTACCGCGAGACCCAGTGGTACGTCGTCAACGTCATGGCGCTCTTCGGCCGGCTGTCCGGGACGTAA
- a CDS encoding sigma-70 family RNA polymerase sigma factor, producing MARSRAAVRNGGGAVGPAESPEALFRAYRSTRDREIHARLTCLYMPLVHQVARRYSRSGVPLEDLHQIGYIGLMNAVAHFDPDRSVKFETYARHLIAGEIRHYLRDQGTTVRRPRWLYEMDHRVSRAITELTQRKGRTPTVAEIAGEVQLAEDEVQQVLHARESLRFLSLDEEREGDDGAPIAQRDRIAARQLPAGIGEEEQVLIADAIQRLSELQRKVIYYLFYMDLTQTEAARELGISQKHVSRVMHAALRRLRETMRPETA from the coding sequence ATGGCGCGCAGTCGCGCCGCCGTCCGCAACGGGGGAGGTGCAGTGGGGCCGGCGGAGTCGCCCGAGGCGCTGTTCCGGGCCTACCGCTCCACGCGGGATCGAGAGATCCATGCGCGCCTGACCTGCCTGTACATGCCGCTGGTGCACCAGGTGGCCCGCCGCTACAGCCGGTCGGGGGTGCCGCTGGAGGACCTGCACCAGATCGGCTACATCGGGCTGATGAACGCCGTCGCCCATTTCGACCCCGACCGCAGCGTCAAGTTTGAAACCTATGCCCGACACCTGATCGCGGGGGAGATCCGGCACTATCTCCGCGACCAGGGGACCACGGTGCGGCGGCCGCGCTGGCTGTACGAGATGGACCACCGGGTGAGCCGGGCGATCACCGAGCTCACCCAGCGCAAGGGCCGCACCCCCACCGTCGCCGAGATCGCCGGGGAGGTGCAGCTGGCGGAAGACGAGGTGCAGCAGGTGCTGCACGCCCGAGAGTCCCTGCGCTTCCTCTCCCTGGACGAGGAGCGGGAGGGGGACGACGGCGCACCCATCGCCCAGCGCGACCGCATCGCCGCCCGGCAGCTTCCGGCGGGTATAGGTGAAGAGGAACAGGTGTTGATTGCGGACGCCATCCAGCGCCTCTCGGAGCTGCAGCGAAAGGTGATCTACTACCTGTTCTACATGGATCTGACGCAGACCGAGGCGGCGAGGGAACTGGGCATCTCCCAGAAACACGTCTCCCGGGTCATGCATGCCGCCCTGCGGCGGCTGCGGGAGACGATGCGGCCGGAGACGGCCTAG
- a CDS encoding MerR family transcriptional regulator, translating to MEATAGQDLPIYPIRTAARLTGVDARRIRAWESQYGLLHPARTRGGHRLFSQRDLELIRRIKRLIDEEGLRLQGVRLLLEAESVDTGGAA from the coding sequence ATGGAGGCTACGGCGGGGCAGGATCTGCCCATCTACCCGATCCGCACCGCGGCGCGCCTGACCGGCGTGGACGCCCGACGCATCCGGGCCTGGGAGAGTCAGTACGGGCTCCTGCACCCGGCCCGGACCCGCGGCGGGCACCGGCTCTTCAGCCAGCGCGACCTGGAGCTGATCCGACGGATCAAACGCCTGATCGACGAGGAGGGGCTGCGCCTGCAGGGCGTGCGTCTGCTGCTCGAGGCGGAATCGGTCGACACCGGGGGGGCGGCCTGA
- a CDS encoding roadblock/LC7 domain-containing protein produces the protein MQTMDTATAGGLRGILEGLLRIDGVTAALVVGRDGFVIEAVSSDAIETDSVGAIAASSLATSEAMGGELHLGPLGSILIEFEQGPVAVSPAGPEAVLAVVGNQHVNLGRLRIEMRKIRTAVANQL, from the coding sequence ATGCAGACGATGGACACGGCGACCGCAGGCGGACTCCGAGGCATCCTGGAAGGGCTGCTCCGCATCGACGGCGTGACCGCGGCCCTGGTGGTGGGACGGGACGGCTTCGTCATCGAGGCGGTGAGCAGCGATGCGATCGAGACCGACTCTGTGGGCGCCATCGCCGCCAGCTCCCTGGCTACCTCCGAGGCGATGGGCGGGGAGCTTCACCTCGGGCCGCTGGGGTCGATCCTGATCGAGTTCGAGCAGGGGCCGGTGGCGGTCTCCCCGGCTGGCCCGGAGGCGGTGCTGGCCGTGGTGGGCAACCAGCACGTCAACCTGGGCCGCCTGCGCATCGAGATGCGGAAGATCCGCACCGCGGTGGCCAACCAGCTGTAG
- the pilB gene encoding type IV-A pilus assembly ATPase PilB, translated as MIELAEYKQRLRVPLQDTTLDRALAFYQARTLERRGQFDEAIAAYKKVLEYGPQDGVAYARLASLYVQRGLPRAAVMVYVALAEMHISRDRWEKAAAAYEKATELDPDDSDVHSALRDVYIRLGWLKEAAKVQARLDRILTETPKGAVAEPLAPPPPAAKPSVPKPDGVKPDAAKPDGAVADGAAPRVKPDGAAPAGAPAAPGQSAPPASERAQPAGPPAAPPEATRSPRRGQEPPAPAKDRPKAKEAAPASPAPAPPAPAPAAPGTKRGMRARTESLGQILLDQGMVSREQLEKAIQMHQRSGGHLGRILVELGAVTEQQLAQALAVQWGLTWVDLNTVEIDPDVVKTIPQHLAQRHKVLAIEKSRKRLKMAIADPLNVLAVDDVRLVTGLEIEPVVAAEADIVAAISRHYSSTVDLDEAMRAAVGSELEVAEERTEELSVEKLRTLTEEAPVVRLVNLIIGQAIADGASDIHIEPHRRTLNVRYRIDGVLHDVMTPPKAVQHAMVSRIKIMANMDIAERRIPQDNRIHVVIEGREYDLRVSTLPTVFGEKVVMRILDQSSTRLGLGKLGFTAAALETWEQLVSKPYGMVLVTGPTGSGKTTTLYSTLNKINTTDKNIITIEDPVEYQLARVNQVQVNVKAGLTFANGLRSFLRQDPDIIMVGEIRDRETAEIAIQASLTGHLVLSTVHTNDAPSATTRLIDMGIEPFLISSSLIGVLAQRLARTICSHCKESYVPPVEALHRLGLQPEEGEEIVFYRGRGCDRCKGSGYKGRIGIFELMVMSDTLRDLILKGASAAEIREAAIAEGMKTLREDGILKVLEGMTTVDELLRVVFVET; from the coding sequence GTGATCGAGCTGGCGGAGTACAAACAGCGACTGCGGGTCCCCCTCCAGGACACCACGCTCGACCGCGCCCTGGCCTTCTACCAGGCCAGGACACTGGAGCGGCGGGGACAGTTCGACGAGGCCATCGCCGCGTACAAGAAGGTTCTGGAATACGGCCCGCAGGACGGGGTGGCCTACGCCCGCCTGGCCTCCCTCTACGTGCAGCGGGGGCTGCCCCGGGCCGCGGTCATGGTCTACGTGGCCCTGGCCGAGATGCACATCAGCCGCGACCGCTGGGAGAAGGCCGCCGCCGCCTACGAGAAGGCCACAGAGCTCGACCCCGACGACTCGGACGTCCACAGCGCGCTGCGCGACGTCTACATCCGGCTGGGCTGGCTCAAAGAGGCGGCGAAGGTCCAGGCCCGGCTGGACCGCATCCTGACCGAGACCCCGAAGGGGGCCGTGGCCGAGCCCCTGGCACCTCCGCCGCCCGCGGCGAAGCCGTCTGTGCCGAAGCCCGACGGCGTGAAGCCCGATGCTGCAAAGCCCGATGGAGCCGTCGCAGACGGCGCCGCTCCCCGGGTCAAGCCCGACGGGGCGGCCCCGGCGGGCGCACCCGCAGCACCGGGCCAGTCCGCTCCGCCGGCGTCGGAACGGGCGCAGCCGGCAGGGCCGCCCGCCGCGCCGCCCGAGGCAACGCGATCCCCCCGCCGGGGACAGGAACCTCCCGCGCCCGCCAAGGACCGCCCGAAGGCGAAGGAGGCCGCTCCCGCCTCTCCGGCGCCCGCCCCCCCGGCGCCTGCTCCGGCCGCCCCCGGCACCAAACGGGGGATGCGGGCCCGCACCGAATCCCTGGGCCAGATCCTCCTGGACCAGGGCATGGTCTCGCGCGAGCAGTTGGAGAAGGCCATCCAGATGCATCAGCGCTCCGGCGGACACCTGGGACGGATCCTGGTCGAACTGGGTGCGGTCACAGAACAGCAGCTGGCGCAGGCCCTGGCCGTGCAGTGGGGACTGACCTGGGTGGACCTGAACACGGTCGAGATCGACCCCGACGTGGTGAAGACCATCCCCCAGCACCTGGCCCAGCGCCACAAGGTCCTGGCCATCGAAAAGAGCCGCAAACGCCTCAAGATGGCCATCGCCGACCCGTTGAACGTCCTGGCCGTGGACGACGTGCGGTTGGTGACCGGACTGGAGATCGAGCCGGTGGTGGCCGCCGAGGCCGACATCGTCGCCGCCATCAGCCGCCACTACAGCAGCACCGTGGATTTGGACGAGGCGATGCGCGCCGCCGTGGGCAGCGAGCTGGAGGTGGCGGAAGAACGCACCGAGGAACTCAGCGTCGAGAAGCTGCGCACGCTGACCGAGGAAGCGCCGGTCGTCCGCCTGGTGAACCTGATCATCGGCCAGGCCATCGCCGACGGCGCCAGCGACATCCACATTGAGCCCCACCGCCGCACCCTGAACGTCCGGTACCGCATCGACGGCGTCCTGCACGACGTGATGACCCCGCCCAAGGCGGTGCAGCACGCCATGGTCTCCCGCATCAAGATCATGGCCAACATGGACATCGCCGAGCGCCGCATCCCCCAGGACAACCGGATCCACGTGGTGATCGAAGGCCGAGAGTACGACCTGCGCGTCTCCACCCTGCCCACCGTCTTCGGGGAGAAGGTGGTGATGCGCATCCTGGACCAGTCCAGCACGCGCCTGGGGCTGGGGAAGCTGGGGTTCACGGCCGCAGCCCTGGAGACGTGGGAGCAGCTGGTGAGCAAACCCTACGGGATGGTGCTGGTCACCGGGCCCACCGGCAGCGGGAAGACAACGACGCTGTATTCCACCCTGAACAAGATCAACACCACGGACAAGAACATCATCACCATCGAGGATCCCGTGGAGTACCAGCTGGCCCGGGTGAACCAGGTACAGGTGAACGTCAAAGCCGGCCTGACCTTCGCCAACGGGCTGCGCTCCTTCCTGCGCCAGGACCCCGACATCATCATGGTGGGCGAAATCCGCGACCGGGAGACGGCGGAGATCGCCATCCAGGCCTCGCTCACCGGGCACCTGGTGCTGTCCACGGTGCACACCAACGACGCGCCCAGCGCCACGACCCGGCTGATCGACATGGGCATCGAGCCCTTCCTGATCAGCTCCTCGCTGATCGGCGTGCTGGCCCAGCGCCTGGCCCGGACCATCTGCTCCCACTGCAAGGAGTCCTACGTCCCCCCCGTGGAGGCGCTGCACCGCCTGGGGCTGCAGCCCGAGGAAGGCGAGGAGATCGTCTTCTACCGGGGTCGGGGGTGCGACCGGTGCAAGGGCTCGGGGTACAAGGGACGGATCGGCATCTTCGAGCTGATGGTAATGTCCGACACCCTCCGCGACCTGATCCTCAAGGGGGCCTCCGCGGCGGAGATCCGCGAGGCGGCCATCGCCGAAGGGATGAAGACCTTGCGCGAGGATGGTATCCTCAAGGTACTCGAGGGTATGACGACCGTGGACGAGCTGCTCCGCGTCGTCTTCGTCGAGACATGA
- a CDS encoding GspE/PulE family protein, whose product MAETGNPRRPALDGPGRRRPLGEILLSDGLITPDQLARALEIHRASGQRLGRILLEMGLVDPEHIASGLSRQLGAEFLRLTQIPLREEVLRLVPAAVAGRLQAIPVARDGASLTVAMVDPLDVVALDDIRRMTGLDVRVAVTTLADFQYALNQYPPLDAESELLMDLPRRETAVEEVSPEALRRAAEEQPIIRLVNRIIEEAVRRRASDIHIEPQEKGIRVRYRIDGVLKVQHTLPEHIHPQVVSRIKIMGTMDIAERRLPQDGSFQTRVDGRAIDVRVSTVPSFYGEKAVLRLLDKAAPIYDLDKLGLSTRNITRLRQIIRRPQGIFLLTGPTGSGKTTTLYAILRELNSEAVNILTIEDPVEYQIPGVTQVQVNVRAGVTFASALRHFLRQDPDIIMVGEIRDHETARIAVQAALTGHLVLSTLHTNDAPGAVTRLLDMGIEPYLVASALEGVAAQRLVRVLCPRCRVPDPYSGDDLRARFGLALPEGEYLLARGCEYCNYTGYRGRVAIFEIAQMDDDLRQLVINRAPHHAIKDTAVQAGMVTLLDDGLEKAARGITSLAEVLRVVQIERVEGNGD is encoded by the coding sequence ATGGCCGAGACCGGGAATCCCCGCCGGCCCGCTCTGGACGGGCCGGGGCGACGGCGTCCCCTGGGGGAGATCCTCCTCTCCGACGGCCTGATCACTCCCGACCAGCTGGCCCGCGCCCTGGAGATCCACCGCGCCAGCGGGCAGCGGCTGGGCCGCATCCTGCTGGAGATGGGGCTGGTGGACCCCGAGCACATCGCCAGCGGGCTGTCCCGGCAGCTCGGGGCGGAGTTCCTGCGCTTGACCCAGATCCCGCTGCGCGAGGAGGTCCTGCGCCTGGTGCCGGCCGCCGTGGCCGGCCGCCTCCAGGCCATTCCCGTGGCCCGCGACGGCGCATCTTTGACCGTGGCCATGGTCGATCCCCTGGACGTCGTCGCCCTGGACGACATCCGCCGGATGACGGGGCTGGACGTCCGCGTCGCCGTCACCACCCTGGCCGACTTCCAGTACGCCCTGAACCAGTACCCGCCCCTGGATGCCGAGAGCGAGCTGCTCATGGACCTGCCGCGGCGCGAGACAGCGGTCGAGGAGGTCTCTCCGGAGGCGCTGCGGCGGGCGGCGGAGGAGCAGCCGATCATCCGCCTGGTCAACCGGATCATTGAGGAGGCCGTCCGCCGGCGGGCCAGCGACATCCACATCGAACCCCAGGAGAAGGGGATCCGGGTCCGCTACCGCATCGACGGCGTGCTCAAAGTCCAGCACACTCTCCCCGAGCACATCCACCCCCAGGTCGTCTCGCGCATCAAGATCATGGGGACGATGGACATCGCCGAGCGGCGGCTCCCCCAGGACGGCAGTTTCCAGACCCGCGTGGACGGCCGGGCCATCGACGTGCGGGTTTCCACCGTCCCCTCCTTCTACGGGGAGAAGGCGGTGCTGCGGCTGCTGGACAAGGCCGCGCCGATCTACGACCTGGACAAGCTGGGGCTGTCCACGCGGAACATCACGCGGCTGCGCCAGATCATCCGCCGCCCCCAGGGCATCTTCCTCCTCACCGGGCCCACGGGCAGCGGGAAGACGACGACCCTGTACGCCATCCTGCGGGAACTGAACAGCGAGGCGGTCAACATCCTGACCATCGAGGACCCCGTGGAGTACCAGATTCCGGGCGTGACCCAGGTGCAGGTGAACGTTCGGGCCGGGGTGACCTTCGCCTCGGCGCTGCGCCACTTCCTGCGTCAGGACCCGGACATCATCATGGTGGGCGAAATCCGGGATCACGAGACGGCGCGCATCGCCGTCCAGGCCGCCCTCACCGGACACCTGGTGCTGAGCACCCTGCACACCAACGACGCGCCGGGGGCGGTGACGCGCCTGTTGGACATGGGCATCGAACCCTACTTGGTCGCCTCCGCCCTGGAAGGGGTGGCCGCCCAGCGCCTGGTGCGGGTCCTGTGTCCCCGCTGCCGGGTCCCCGATCCCTACAGCGGCGACGACCTCCGGGCGCGGTTCGGCCTGGCCCTCCCCGAGGGGGAGTACCTCCTGGCCAGGGGCTGCGAGTACTGCAACTACACCGGCTACCGGGGGCGGGTGGCCATCTTCGAGATCGCCCAGATGGACGACGACCTGCGCCAGCTGGTCATCAACCGGGCCCCGCACCACGCCATCAAGGACACCGCGGTGCAGGCCGGGATGGTCACGCTCCTGGACGACGGGCTGGAGAAGGCGGCGCGGGGGATCACCTCGCTGGCCGAGGTCCTGCGCGTCGTGCAGATCGAACGCGTCGAGGGCAACGGCGACTGA